One stretch of Oncorhynchus masou masou isolate Uvic2021 chromosome 9, UVic_Omas_1.1, whole genome shotgun sequence DNA includes these proteins:
- the LOC135546585 gene encoding LOW QUALITY PROTEIN: mediator of RNA polymerase II transcription subunit 17-like (The sequence of the model RefSeq protein was modified relative to this genomic sequence to represent the inferred CDS: inserted 1 base in 1 codon) translates to MSGSGPAVRVSIESSCEKQVQEVSLDGMETYVPPLSMSQNLAKLAQRIDFGQGSDSDEEGVETEXRDPQEWGKQEPEEDEATVKFQPSLWPWDSVRNNLRSSLTEMCVLYDVLSVVKEKKYMALDPVSQDPSAGKTPQVFQLISKKKSLATAAQLLLKGADKLSKSVAENQENRRQRDFNSELLRLRSQWKLRKVGDKILGDLSYRSAGSLFPHAGTFEVIKNTDIDLDKKLPEDYCPLNVQIPSDLEGSAYIKVSIQKQAPDIGDLGTVSLFRRQPKAKAGTQPWHVKLEAAQNVLLCKEIFAQLSREAVQIKSQIPHIVVKNQIISQPFPGLQLSISLCHSTGEKKNQRASPEKPKPDDHLYVLEHNLHQLMREFHKQTLSSIVMPHPASAPFGHKRQRMAGPMAYDKAEISNLQQNEGLLEKIIKQAKHIFLRSRTARTIDSLASRIEDPQIQAHWSNINDVYESSVKVLITSQGYEQICKSIQLQLNIGVEQIRVVHRDGRVITLSHQEQELQDFLLSQMSQHQVHAVQQLAKVMGWHVLSFSNHVGLGSVESIGNASAITVASSNGEYAISVRNGPESGCKVLVQFPRSQSKELPKSDVIQDGKWNHLRGPYKEVHWSKMEGRNFVYKMELLMAALTPCP, encoded by the exons ATGTCGGGTAGTGGTCCAGCGGTGCGTGTCAGCATCGAGTCGTCCTGCGAGAAGCAGGTCCAGGAGGTGTCTTTGGATGGCATGGAGACATATGTCCCTCCCTTGTCTATGTCCCAGAACCTGGCCAAGCTAGCCCAGAGGATCGACTTTGGCCAGGGATCAGACTCCGATGAAGAGGGGGTGGAAACAG CCCGGGACCCCCAGGAGTGGGGGAAGCAAgagccagaggaggatgaag ccACAGTGAAGTTCCAGCCGTCTTTGTGGCCCTGGGACTCTGTGCGTAACAACCTCCGcagctccctgacagagatgtGTGTGCTATACGACGTCCTCAGCGTAGTCAAGGAGAAGAAGTACATGGCCCTGGACCCAGTGTCCCAGGACCCCTCAGCCGGAAAG ACGCCACAGGTGTTCCAGCTCATCAGTAAGAAGAAGTCTTTGGCCACAGCAGCTCAGCTGCTCCTGAAGGGGGCAGATAAACTAAGCAAGTCAGTGGCAGAGAACcaggagaacaggagacagagagacttcaACTCAGAGCTGCTGCGGCTCCGCTCGCAGTGGAAACTACGCAAAGTAGGAGACAAGATCCTGGGAGACCTCAGCTACAGGAGCGCAG GATCCTTGTTTCCTCATGCCGGCACCTTTGAGGTGATAAAGAACACGGACATCGACCTGGACAAGAAGCTCCCGGAGGATTACTGTCCACTGAACGTCCAGATCCCCAGTGATCTGGAGGGATCAGCTTACATCAAA GTTTCAATCCAGAAACAAGCCCCTGACATAGGTGACCTAGGCACTGTGAGTCTGTTCAGGAGGCAGCCTAAAGCTAAAGCAGGCACTCAGCCGTGGCATGTGAAGCTGGAAGCTGCCCAGAATGTGCTGCTCTGTAAGGAGATTTTTGCCCAGCTGTCCCGGGAGGCGGTTCAGATCAAGTCCcagatcccccacatcgtagtcaAGAACCAGATCATTTCTCAACCCTTCCCAG GTCTCCAGTTGTCCATTTCTCTGTGTCACTCCactggagagaagaagaaccAGAGAGCGTCACCAGAGAAACCTAAACCCGACGACCACCTCTACGTTTTAGAACACAACCTGCACCAACTCATGAGAGAG TTCCACAAGCAGACCCTGAGTTCGATAGTGATGCCCCATCCGGCTAGTGCCCCCTTTGGCCACAAAAGGCAGCGTATGGCAGGGCCCATGGCCTATGACAAGGCTGAGATCTCCAACCTGCAGCAGAATGAGGGCCTACTGGAGAAGATCATCAAACAGGCCAAACACATCTTCCTACGCAGCAG GACGGCGCGAACCATCGACAGCCTGGCCAGTCGTATAGAAGACCCCCAGATCCAGGCCCACTGGTCCAACATCAACGATGTGTACGAGTCCAGTGTCAAAGTCCTCATCACCTCCCAGGGTTACGAGCAGATCTGCAA gTCTATCCAGCTGCAGCTGAACATAGGGGTTGAGCAGATACGAGTGGTGCACAGGGACGGCCGTGTCATCACACTCTCTCACCAGGAACAGGAGCTGCAGGACTTCCTTCTCTCCCAG ATGTCTCAGCACCAGGTCCATGCGGTACAGCAGCTGGCTAAGGTGATGGGTTGGCATGTTCTGAGCTTCAGTAACCATGTGGGCCTGGGCTCTGTGGAGAGCATCGGTAATGCCTCGGCCATCACCGTCGCCTCCTCCAACGGGGAATACGCCATCTCAG TGCGTAATGGTCCAGAGAGTGGCTGTAAGGTCCTGGTCCAGTTCCCACGCAGCCAGAGCAAGGAGCTGCCCAAGTCTGACGTCATCCAGGATGGGAAGTGGAACCACCTGCGAGGGCCCTACAAGGAGGTCCACTGGAGTAAAATGGAGGGACGCAACTTTGTCTACAAGATGGAGCTTCTCATGGCTGCCCTCACCCCCTGTCCTTAG
- the LOC135546589 gene encoding uncharacterized protein LOC135546589: protein MRYQTKKESEWTVLPEEDASLQEEETTPSHAVMLLEFQSCPSMNLQEAFQQKRRALIQRSARRVEEIQAKMAEAKANTRAQSETTETRANTTTRA, encoded by the exons atgaggtATCAGACCAAGAAG GAATCTGAGTGGACAGTGTTGCCTGAGGAGGATGCCAGCCTACAGGAGGAAGAGACAACCCCCTCTCATGCAG TGATGCTGCTGGAGTTCCAGTCGTGTCCCAGCATGAATCTACAGGAGGCCTTCCAGCAGAAACGCAGAGCCCTGATCCAGAGGTCTGCCCGCAGGGTGGAGGAGATTCAGGCCAAGATGGCTGAAGCCAAAGCAAACACCAGGGCCCAGTCTGAAACCACTGAGACCAGGGCCAACACAACCACCAGGGCCTAG